The genomic interval CGTTCCTATTCGCCAAGCTGGAAGCGGACAAACCGCCTGACCACAATGTTCTCGCCCAACTTGGCAATGTATTCGGTGATGAGGTCATTGACCGACTTGTTCGGATCTTTGATAAAACTCTGCTCCAACAGACAGACTTCCTGGTAGAATTTCTCCAGCTTCCCCTGGGCGATGCGTTCCACCACCTGTTCCGGCTTGCCTTCGTTGCGCGCCTGCGTGCGGTAGATCTCCAGCTCCTTCTCGATGACCTCTGCCGGCAGCTCCTCGCGGCGTACCACTCTGGGGTTCGCTGCCGCCACCTGCATGGCCAAGTCCCGTGCCAGGGTCTTAAACTGGTCGGTCTTGGCGACAAAGTCGGTCTCGCAATTCAGCTCCAGCATTAC from Calditrichota bacterium carries:
- the tsf gene encoding translation elongation factor Ts — encoded protein: MDVPAAQVKALREKTGAGFMDCKKALEETQGDVDKAIEVLRKKGIATAQKKAGREAREGVIESYIHPGSRLGVMLELNCETDFVAKTDQFKTLARDLAMQVAAANPRVVRREELPAEVIEKELEIYRTQARNEGKPEQVVERIAQGKLEKFYQEVCLLEQSFIKDPNKSVNDLITEYIAKLGENIVVRRFVRFQLGE